The window tggaaattgctcccaaggatgaaccagacttgtggtctacatttttttttctgaggtcttggctgatttcttttgattttcccatgatgtcaagcaacaaggcactgagtttgaaggtaggccttgaaatacatccacaggtacacctccaattgactcaaatgatgtcactaagcctatcagaagcttctatgccgtccctaggaggggtgcgtcacttgagtgggttgagtcactgacgtgatcttcctgtctgggttggagcccccccttggtttgtgccgtggcggagatatttgtgggctatactctgccttgtctcaggattgtaagttggtggttgaagatatccctctagtggtgcgggggctgtgctttggcaaagtgggtggggttatatccttcctgtttggccctgtccgggggtatcatcggatggggccacagtgtctcctgacccctcctgtctcagcctccagtatttatgctgcaggagtttgtgtcggggggctagggtcagtttgttatatctggagtacttctcccgtcctatccggtgtcctgtgtgaatttaagtatgctctctctaattctctctttctctctctcggaggacctgagccctaggaccatgcgtcaggactaccgtgcatgatgactccttgctgtccccagtccacctggccttgctgctgttccagtttcaactgttctgcctgcggctatggaaccctgacctgtccaccggacgtgctacctgtcccagacctgctgttttcaactctctagagaccgcaggagcggtagagatactcttaatgatcggctatgaaaagccaactgacatttactcctgaggtgctgacttgctacaccctcgataatttctgtgattattattatttgaccatgctggtcatttatgaacatttgaacatcttggccatgttctgttataatctccacccggcacagccagaagaggactggccacccctcatagcctggttcctctctaggtttcttcctaggttttggcctttctagggagtttttcctagccgccgtgcttctacacctgcattgcttgctgtttggggttttaggctgggtttctgtacaggacttcgagatattagctgatgtacgaagggctatataaaataaatttgatttgatttgattttaaagccatgacatcattttctggaattttccaagctgtttaaaagcacagtcaacttagtgcatgtaaacttctgacccactggaattgtgatacagtgaattataagtgaaataatccgtatgtaaacaattgttggaaaaattacttgtttcatgcacaaagtagatgtcctaaccgacttgccaaaactatagtttgttaacaagacatttctgcagtggttgaaaaacgagttttaatgactccaacctgtaaacttccgacttcaactgtagatgttaCCGTGAcatacaagcctttaaccaactaCTAATCACTACTGTATACAGCATAAACTTGTCCTGCTACTAAcaacatgtattttattttataaaataCTAATTTACtgtataatataaatatattacCAAACTAGTTTTTTTTTATTCAGTCATTCCACTCCCCTCGGTTTTGGGTTATCTCGAAGTTCAGCCCCCTGCGCCAGAAAGGGGCGTGGCTTGTACAATGAGGTAATCGGAGTAAACAGTAAAGATGGCGACGTatggagcaggaggagaggggtactCCGGCCTGAACGGGATGGTTTCCGAGACAGAACACAAAATAATGACAGACCTACCGGCCGAGTTACTTGAGTACATCTTATGCTTCCCTGTCCTCAAGCATGTCGACATTTGCAACGTTTCCTGCAGCTGCAAGCGGTTACACGACGTTTGCCACGGCAGAGGGAAGGTCTGGGGACACCAGTACAAACTCAGGTGAACTGATATTAGCTTGCTTGCATAATCCCACTAGCTAGCTAGAGACGTAGCTATCTAATGCTAGATGGCATCTACATCGCAGTTGCCCCTCTAAAATACGAAATAATTTCCAGCAGTACAGTCAGCACATATCCGTCATAGCGAGATACTGTCGCAAGGGAGCTGTCAAACGGCCGTTGACATTCTGCTGATGCACCAAATTCGACATCACGCAAAGTAACgttaatagctagctagctaacgttatgtatccagcctagctaggtagctaacatgTCCAGGGCTTATATAAGAAGCTACTAAAATATCTAGGTCACAATTAACCATTTCACAATTTCACATAATCGTGCCTCTTAGGACAGACATTAAAGTTCTGTGACCTTGAATGCTTGGAAATTGTGATTGAGGTCTTGTGCAGTTCTTGCCAAAAATCAGTTGGCTTGCTGGTAGTTTTGTTTCTCTGACTGAGTCCCCTGTATGGTTAAAGTTATGGCAAACCACTGCTGATTTTGAATCTATTGGAATAATTATTGGTAAGCCAGCCACATGTTACTACATAGTAATTAGGCCttacataaatgtttaatgtCATTCTGTACCATGCAAGTGATGGGCTAATAgtaaactcatcaaaaaaagaaatgtcctctcactgttaactgcgtttattttcagcaaacttaagatgtgtaaatatttgtatgaacataaccagATTCTACAAATGAGACAAACtgaaagttccacagacatgtgactaacagatagaataatgtgtccttgaacaaaTGGGGGGaccaaaatcaaaagtaacagtcagtatctggtgtggctgcaccagatttgccagttcttgctgtgagtgttaccccactcttccaccaaggcacctgcaagttcccggacatttctggaggaAATGGCCCTAGGCcttaccctccgatccaacaggtcccagacgtgctcaatgggattgagatccgggctctttgctggccatggcagaacactgacattcctgtcttgcaggaaatcacgcacagaacaaacagtatggctggtggcattgtcatgctagagggtcatgtcaggatgagcctgcaggaagggtaccacataagggaggaggatgtcttcccagtAACGCACAGCgtggagattgcctgcaatgacaacaagctcagtccgatgatgctgtgacacaccgtcccAGATTATGACgggccctccacctccaaatcgatccctctccagagtacaggcctcagtgtaacgctcattcctttgacgataaacgcgaatccgaccatcacccctggtgagataaaaccgtgactcgtcagtgaagagcactttttgccagtcctgtctggtccagcgacggtgggtttgtgcccataggtgactttgttgccagtgatgtctggtgaggacttgccttacaacaggcctacaagccctcagtccagcctctcagcctattgtggacagtctgaccactgatggagggattgtgcgttcctggtgtaacttgggcagttgttgttgccattctgtacctgtcccgaagatgtgatgttcagatgtaccgatcctgtgcaggtgttgttacacatggtctgatACTGCGAGGACAAtccgctgtctgtcctgtctccttgtAGTACTGTCTTAGgggtctcacagtacagacattgcaattattgccctggccacatctgcagtcctcatgcctccctgcagcatgcctaaggcacgttcacgcagatgagcagggaccctgggcatctttcttttggtgtttttcagagtcagtagaaaggcctctttagtgtcctaagttttcataactgtgaccttaattgcctaccgtctgtaagctgttagtgtcttaacgacagttccaaaggtgcatgttcattaattgtttatggttcattgaacaagcatgggaaacagtgtataaaccctttacagtgaagatctgtgaagttgtttggatttttacgaattatctttgaaagacagggtcctgaaaaaggcacgtttctttttttgctgagtttatttatgaTTTTACACCCAACATACATTAGCCTACTACTTGTTCACTGAACTCAACTCCATACTAATCTGACACATACAATGAAATTCACTGTATCTGACTACAATCTCTTTTCCTACACTCCCCAGATGGCCAAGATTGCAGAAGCATTACCGCCAGAATGAGTGTTGCGATTGGCTGAAAGAATACAGAACGCGACACACTGTTGGTCTACAAATACGACGAACAGTTGTATCCATCTCAAAGAGATTCTTCACGGAAGTTGTAAGTAATGACATTCGCAGTAAGCTGTCATTATTATTGTCATTCGAACATAGCCAGGCTAGTTTGTGGAGACTGAAGTAGTGTTACTAACATTGTATGAACTTGTAAAGGAGTTGGTGACAGTTGTCTCTTGGCCATACTAATCCACCACATCATGGTGTCTGTGATTTAGCTGCTGTACGCAACTGCGCACGTGATCAtgcgtttttgtgtgtgtgtgtgaggttggcTGGCCTGGTTAGCACTAACCCAGAGATCTGTAACACAGCCTTGCGTTGGCCAGGTGCTGGGGGACAGCTTTGCTGAGATTGAGTCCCTCGGGGCCCCTGAGCACTTCTGTGAAGACGAGCTGCTCTCCATACTGAACTCAGATAGGAGGTAAGAGCCATGTCTACACTCCAGTCCAGCACAAAAATCTATCTATGGTCATTGGTTCTGTTTTATGTGTTAATGCTCCCTAGAGCTTTGTTTTATGTGCATTGTTACAATctttttttctccatctcttctctccctctcttgccttctccataactctctctccctatttatctctctctcattttcaccTTGCTTGCCCTCTcacctttttctttctctccttctcactctctccttctctttcttgtgccttctgtctctttctttcttgtgCCTTATCtctttccattcctcttctctctctctcatcccaccCCCATAGGAAAAGCCTGACACTGAAGTACTATGCAAAGAAAATCCTTTATTTCCTTCGCCAGCAGAACATTCTAAGGAGTTTAAAGATGTTTCTCGAGCAGCCTGCAGAGCAGCAGTCAGCACTAGAGGGTGAGTCATGGATATGGTGTACTTACTGTAGTACATGTGGAGTGGGCCTATTCATACACTGCATTTATATGTATCATGCTCTCATGACTTGTATTCAGTGTAGGCCTTAAGTAAGGCAGACAGCTGAACATGGGCCTAGCCatacatttaataaaaataatgagtgtttggagaaaaaaaaaacaatggCCGTTTTTCTCTCCATTGTGGTTTTTGAAGTCCTATGATTGCACCACTGTTTGCATTAAAATCCATAGAGAGAGAGTGTTAATAACAAAGCCATAAAGAAATGTAGTGTATAACCATGTGTTTTTACAGTCCTCTAttgtctcctctcctactgtaGGAGCTGTGCTGGTGGACCAGTATTGTAACCCCCTGGCAGATGTGTCGTTGGACGGTATATCCTCCCAACTAGAGGAGATCACTGACAAGGTCAAGAAGATGCTGCGGATGAAGAATTCCTCTCATCCAAGCCTGAGGGTCACACAAGGTTGGTCTGAGCTGGAGAGAAACACATGTTGGAATGTTCTGTTTGTCTCTCAGGAATTAATACAAAGAGCTAATACAAAGTCAGGCATTgtcagacctcaaaagtggtctaaTGTCGATGTTTTAGTGCATTTTCACGTCGACAAATTTTGATTTTGGAGTTCACTTATCTAATTTAGGAGCTTGTGAGTGTATTACATTGTACCATTGGTTTTGACCTTAGTACATTCTCAGCACCGTTCTTTGCTAATACTTAACGATGTGATCCTTTGTGTTCTGTCTAGGTGACTGCTGTGCTGTGGAGGACTTTGAGCTCGAGAGACAGGTGGTGGTTGCCCTCAATGCTGTTTTGTACGAGCAGCTTCAGTACAAGGGCAACGAGTGTGATTACTACAATCCTCTCAACTCTTACATACACCAGGTAGGTGCTCTCATCGAGAGGCTATAGAGGTATTGGATGGTGATTTAcattccagagcgacttacagttagtgcattcatcttaagatagccagGTGGGACAACCCCATATCACAGTTATAGCAAGTAAATTCTTCCTCGATGAAGTGTCTATCAGCAAAGCCAGAGCTAGTAAGGGGGGAAATAGTTAAGTACGAGTGTTAGTTTACTAAAGGCTTCTTTTTGGGGGGGTGCGAGGGAGGGTTCTGTGGGAGTATtgaagatactctttgaagaggtagggtttcagatgttttcagtcctagcttcagggggatgTTGGTTCCACCATTAtcgtgccaggacagagaagagtttggactgggctgagcgggagctgccctcccgtaggggtgggagggccaagagaccagaggtggcagaacagaatacttgggttggggtgtagggttagagCCTAAAGGTAGGGAGGGGAAGTTCATtttgctgctccgtaggcaagcactaCGGTCtagtagtggatgcgagcttcggtTGGAAACCAGTGCAGTGTGCGCAGGagtggggtgacatgggagaatttAGGAAAGTTGACACCAGACGGTGCTGCAGCGTTCTAGAttagttgcaggggtttgatggcacaagcgtgGAGCCCAACCAACAGCgaattgcagtagtccagacgggatgtgacaagtgcctggattaggacctgcgccgcttcctgtgtgaagtAGGGTTGTAGAATAGTGGTCACCAACGTTTTTTAAATTTGtttactttttacccctttttctccccaatttcgtgatatccaattggtagttagtcttgtcccatctctGCGActtccgtacggactcgggagaggtgagggtcgagagccatgcgacccggacaacactgggccaattctACGTTGCCTCTTGGGTCTCccagtcgtggccggctgcgccacagcccgggatcgaacccggatctgtagtgacgccccaagcactgcagtgccttagaccgctgcgccactcgggagtccccCGGTCATCAATCAGTCCCCCAGTCAAGATACTTTTgcagtcaaaaagcaagctgAGATCTCAGAatacgaaaaaacacgaaaaaaAGGGGCGCAAACCTTTAGGTCTTTATTcttggcttttctacagaaatgtttggtgatcgactagaaACTtgacaccctgtcgttctctacaaacatcaaagcagtgactcactcctgcaggttcatgctccataacagtggtcaccaactggGCGATCTTCAAGGCATTTTTATGGAGCTGTTATGTTAtggagcatgaacctgcaggattgagtcactgctttgatgtttgtagagaacgacagggtgttgtccatgGTCACACCAAGGttttttgcactctgggagggggacaccatggagttgtcaaccatgatAGAGGTCTTGAAGCAGGCAGACCTTCCCCGTGAGGAAGAGTAGCTCTGTCTTGTTGAGTTTGAGGTGGTGGActgacatccaagctgagatatctgccaggcacacagagatgcatgttgccacctgggtgtcagaagggggaaaggagaaaagtaattgagtgtcatccgcatagcaatgatgggagagaccatgtgaggatatgacggagccgaGTAACTTGGTGTATAGGGAGAAGAGGATAGTGCCTAGAACCGagaccagtagtgagagtacgtggtgcagacacagatcctctccatgtCACCTGGTAGAAgaggcctgccaggtaggattcATGAGTGTACAGAGCCTGAGAAGCCCGGCGCTgagaaggtggagaggaggatctgatggttcagtgtcaaaggcagcagatagatttaggaggatgagaacagaggaaagAGTCAACTTTGGCAGTGCAGAGAGCCTCCGTAACACAGAGAAAAGCAGTCACGGTTGAGTGACCCATCTtaaagcctgactggttagggtcaagaacatgattctgagagagatagcgaggGAGTTAGTCAGAGACAGAATGCTCaaatgttttggaaagaaaagagaaGGGATACCGGTCAGAGGGGTCAAATGTTGGTTTCTCGTGGAGGGGAGAGACTCAGGACATTTTGAAGTCAAAGGGTCGGGGACAGTGGTCGGGAATGGGAGaagttctccagagatgttctggAGAAGGGGATGGGGttgagcgggcaggttgttgggcggccagaCCTCACTGGAGAACTcgtttcatctggagagagaggggaagtcaaggcgtagggtagttctTTGTGAGTGGGACCAggggactcaataggctgagtgaatgaggagcggaTGTCATCACacttcttttcaaagtggttgacaaagtaaTCCGCATAGGAGGGAGAGGCtggaggattaaggagggaggagaaggtggaaaatagtttcttagggttagaggtagaaacTTGACATttagagtgatagaaagtggctttTGCAatggatacagaggaagagaaggcagaaaggatgataggtcctccggaactttagttttcctccatttttgcaccgctgccctgttctgtaagctcggaatgagtcactcagccacggagtaggaggagagggctgagccaGCCAGAAGGAAATGGGATAGTGCGAGTCATAGGTTGCGGAAATTTTGGATAGTAGAATCGAAGAGGCTGAATCAGGAGACAGTaaggagaaggatttagcagacgGGAGTGAttataggatagaagaggagacagagagcgaaTATGGCTACGGCACAtgtgggtaggggctgagtggctagggttggaggagaatgagacagaaaaggaaacaaagtagtaATCAGGGACCTGGAGTGGGGTTGCCGTGAGATTAGTAGGCAAACAGCCTTTAGTAAAGAttaggtcaagcgtattgcctgccttgtgaatGGGAGGAGattgggagagggtgaggggaaaGAAAGGAGGGAGGTTGAAGTCACCCAGTACGAAGACCGGTGAGACATCATCAAGAAAttagcttatcaaggtgtcaagctcattgaggaactctctcTGTTAAGGGCACCTGGTGGGTGATAGATGACGACAATGTTAAGTTCGAGTGaacaagtgacagtgacagcatggaattcaaatgaggagatggacagggtagtgagggagaaaagagaaTCTCCACTTAGGAGAAATGAGCAGCCCTGTGCCAACACCGCAACGACGAAATTCTCTCGGACTATGAGAGAAAACATAGTCAGATGAAGCGAGAGCAGCTGGAAAAGCAGTGTTCTCTGGGATGATCCATGTCCCCGTCAGGGCAAAAAAAGTCtagggactgaagggcagcataggctgagatgaactcggCGTTCTTGACCGAGATGAACTCGGCGTTCTTGactgcagatcggcagttccaaacGCTGCCGGAGTCCAGGAATTCCACTGGGTTGTGCATgcagggtacactaaattagaaggaTTGCAGCCATGGGGCGGGGagcgtctgtaaagcctacacaGAGAGGAGTGAACTGGGATAGAAAAAAAGTGCATAGTTGCCAAAGCTACAAAAGAGCAAAATGAGATAATCtgaaaataactaggtaagatactcctggttgatgtgtcaacaatcatctgcaaattatgagcagtcagcagtgctaagtaggctactgggaagacaggcagcacttAAAGTAGATGGCCTTAGCTAGCAAGAAGACAGTACTAGACAACAACAGATTAAGACAAAAATTATACTTATCAGTCCTAGAGATACAAGGAGTCCTCCAGCTAGAGCTATAGATGTTATCCTCGGCCTgtaagcgtctcagagtaggagtgctgaacttcctagatcagcactcctactttgaGTCTTTTTGAATATGGGCCCTTTATTATTTAAATATAGTGAAAGTCTATTGATACTGTTATCCTCACCTTTTTAATGGACAAAGTGGCTCTTTGAACTCTAAGTGGCTCTTCCTTACAGTCCCATGTCTTCTATTCCCTACCTAGGTGTTGCTCCGCCGGACAGGCATTCCCATCAGCCTGTCTGTCCTGTACATGACCCTGGCCAGGAAACTGGGGGTTCAGCTGGAGCCCGTAAACTTCCCCAATCACTTCCTGCTTCGCTGGTGCCAGCATCAAAGAGGGTAAGGGCCAGAGTGTGAGAGGAAGTGAACGTAAGGCATATACTTGAATGATCAGCCTTTAGTTCAGAACTAATTCATGATTGGGTGAAATGCAGCATTGCTCTCCCAAAACTCTCCCAAAATTTCAATATACCCAATGTAGCATCGTCTGCGTTGCATACTAAAAATTGCCTCaaagtaacttatttttttacttgtaTTGATAAAGCTACACATCTCATTCCAGGAGTGGGGACATCTATGACTTTGTGTACATTGACGCTTTCGGTAAAGGCAAGCAGCTGACGGCTAAGGAGTGTGAGTACCTCATCGGTCACCAGGTGACTGCAGACTACTACAGTGCCATCAGTACCACAGAAGTGCTGCTAAGGATGGTGGGGAATCTGCTCAACATCGGCAAGCGAGGGTAAGAGTTGTGGACTTAGGGATGTGATTTTTCTTCAACTAATCAATAACTTTTCTGACATCTTCTATCTGTACATCCAAAATCTTATTTTTCCTTATTTTCTATGTTGTCCTCAGGATCTCATCCTTGAGGTAATGTTAGAGTTGGTCAAAAATAAATTCCTATACTCAA is drawn from Salvelinus fontinalis isolate EN_2023a chromosome 4, ASM2944872v1, whole genome shotgun sequence and contains these coding sequences:
- the fbxo21 gene encoding F-box only protein 21 isoform X1; amino-acid sequence: MATYGAGGEGYSGLNGMVSETEHKIMTDLPAELLEYILCFPVLKHVDICNVSCSCKRLHDVCHGRGKVWGHQYKLRWPRLQKHYRQNECCDWLKEYRTRHTVGLQIRRTVVSISKRFFTEVPCVGQVLGDSFAEIESLGAPEHFCEDELLSILNSDRRKSLTLKYYAKKILYFLRQQNILRSLKMFLEQPAEQQSALEGAVLVDQYCNPLADVSLDGISSQLEEITDKVKKMLRMKNSSHPSLRVTQGDCCAVEDFELERQVVVALNAVLYEQLQYKGNECDYYNPLNSYIHQVLLRRTGIPISLSVLYMTLARKLGVQLEPVNFPNHFLLRWCQHQRGSGDIYDFVYIDAFGKGKQLTAKECEYLIGHQVTADYYSAISTTEVLLRMVGNLLNIGKRGISSLREGNEKSYQLLRDSLDLYLTINPDNVQYLLLQARLYFHLGIWPEKVLDILQHIQALDPSQHGAVGYLVQHTLEHIQHKKHPVEPEVKRRSAPEHVEVQYSVGLIMKHKRSGYNCVIYGWDPKCTMSQEWITTMRVHQLSSGANQPFYNVLVQDGTCRYAAQENLEPHSAPLEIAHPEVGRYFSEFHDSHYVANEELQTRYPEDMAETLGTVRDLYHRLTPSSGQASGQQESPKGPGGSSQDQKSQENQEAMPM
- the fbxo21 gene encoding F-box only protein 21 isoform X2; translation: MATYGAGGEGYSGLNGMVSETEHKIMTDLPAELLEYILCFPVLKHVDICNVSCSCKRLHDVCHGRGKVWGHQYKLRWPRLQKHYRQNECCDWLKEYRTRHTVGLQIRRTVVSISKRFFTEVPCVGQVLGDSFAEIESLGAPEHFCEDELLSILNSDRRKSLTLKYYAKKILYFLRQQNILRSLKMFLEQPAEQQSALEGAVLVDQYCNPLADVSLDGISSQLEEITDKVKKMLRMKNSSHPSLRVTQGDCCAVEDFELERQVVVALNAVLYEQLQYKGNECDYYNPLNSYIHQVLLRRTGIPISLSVLYMTLARKLGVQLEPVNFPNHFLLRWCQHQRGSGDIYDFVYIDAFGKGKQLTAKECEYLIGHQVTADYYSAISTTEVLLRMVGNLLNIGKRGEGNEKSYQLLRDSLDLYLTINPDNVQYLLLQARLYFHLGIWPEKVLDILQHIQALDPSQHGAVGYLVQHTLEHIQHKKHPVEPEVKRRSAPEHVEVQYSVGLIMKHKRSGYNCVIYGWDPKCTMSQEWITTMRVHQLSSGANQPFYNVLVQDGTCRYAAQENLEPHSAPLEIAHPEVGRYFSEFHDSHYVANEELQTRYPEDMAETLGTVRDLYHRLTPSSGQASGQQESPKGPGGSSQDQKSQENQEAMPM
- the fbxo21 gene encoding F-box only protein 21 isoform X3, producing the protein MATYGAGGEGYSGLNGMVSETEHKIMTDLPAELLEYILCFPVLKHVDICNVSCSCKRLHDVCHGRGKVWGHQYKLRWPRLQKHYRQNECCDWLKEYRTRHTVGLQIRRTVVSISKRFFTEVVLGDSFAEIESLGAPEHFCEDELLSILNSDRRKSLTLKYYAKKILYFLRQQNILRSLKMFLEQPAEQQSALEGAVLVDQYCNPLADVSLDGISSQLEEITDKVKKMLRMKNSSHPSLRVTQGDCCAVEDFELERQVVVALNAVLYEQLQYKGNECDYYNPLNSYIHQVLLRRTGIPISLSVLYMTLARKLGVQLEPVNFPNHFLLRWCQHQRGSGDIYDFVYIDAFGKGKQLTAKECEYLIGHQVTADYYSAISTTEVLLRMVGNLLNIGKRGISSLREGNEKSYQLLRDSLDLYLTINPDNVQYLLLQARLYFHLGIWPEKVLDILQHIQALDPSQHGAVGYLVQHTLEHIQHKKHPVEPEVKRRSAPEHVEVQYSVGLIMKHKRSGYNCVIYGWDPKCTMSQEWITTMRVHQLSSGANQPFYNVLVQDGTCRYAAQENLEPHSAPLEIAHPEVGRYFSEFHDSHYVANEELQTRYPEDMAETLGTVRDLYHRLTPSSGQASGQQESPKGPGGSSQDQKSQENQEAMPM